The following proteins come from a genomic window of Nicotiana tomentosiformis chromosome 12, ASM39032v3, whole genome shotgun sequence:
- the LOC104086588 gene encoding soluble inorganic pyrophosphatase PPA1 isoform X1 → MYSLPRTEKMSNENCDEASSQKRAPRLNERILSSLSRRSVAAHPWHDLEIGPEAPSVFNAVIEITKGSKVKYELDKKTGLIKVDRVLYSSVVYPQNYGFIPRTLCEDNDPMDVLVLMQEPVLPGCFLRARAIGLMPMIDQGEKDDKIIAVCADDPEYRHYTNINQLPPHRLAEIRRFFEDYKKNENKEVAVDEFLPPSTAVDAIQYSMDLYAEYILHTLRK, encoded by the exons ATGTACA GTTTACCAAGAACTGAAAAAATGAGCAATGAAAACTGTGATGAGGCATCTTCACAAAAGCGTGCCCCTCGTTTGAATGAGAGGATCCTGTCATCTTTGTCCAGGAGGTCTGTTGCTGCCCATCCTTGGCATGACCTCGAGATAG GACCTGAAGCTCCAAGCGTTTTCAATGCT GTCATCGAGATAACAAAGGGAAGTAAAGTCAAATACGAGCTGGACAAGAAAACTGGTCTCATTAAG GTTGATCGTGTCCTATATTCTTCAGTGGTTTACCCTCAGAACTATGGCTTCATTCCTCGAACACTCTGTGAAGATAACGACCCAATGGATGTATTAGTCCTCATGCAG GAACCTGTCCTCCCAGGTTGTTTCCTTCGAGCTAGGGCAATTGGTCTGATGCCTATGATTGATCAG GGAGAGAAAGATGATAAGATCATAGCAGTGTGTGCTGATGATCCAGAATATCGCCACTACACTAACATAAACCAGCTTCCCCCTCATCGCCTGGCTGAAATTCGCCGCTTCTTTGAAGATT ACAAGAAGAATGAAAACAAAGAGGTTGCTGTTGACGAGTTTCTGCCTCCTAGTACTGCTGTCGACGCCATTCAGTACTCCAT GGACCTGTATGCTGAATACATATTACACACCTTGAGGAAGTAA
- the LOC104086588 gene encoding soluble inorganic pyrophosphatase PPA1 isoform X2 — protein sequence MSNENCDEASSQKRAPRLNERILSSLSRRSVAAHPWHDLEIGPEAPSVFNAVIEITKGSKVKYELDKKTGLIKVDRVLYSSVVYPQNYGFIPRTLCEDNDPMDVLVLMQEPVLPGCFLRARAIGLMPMIDQGEKDDKIIAVCADDPEYRHYTNINQLPPHRLAEIRRFFEDYKKNENKEVAVDEFLPPSTAVDAIQYSMDLYAEYILHTLRK from the exons ATGAGCAATGAAAACTGTGATGAGGCATCTTCACAAAAGCGTGCCCCTCGTTTGAATGAGAGGATCCTGTCATCTTTGTCCAGGAGGTCTGTTGCTGCCCATCCTTGGCATGACCTCGAGATAG GACCTGAAGCTCCAAGCGTTTTCAATGCT GTCATCGAGATAACAAAGGGAAGTAAAGTCAAATACGAGCTGGACAAGAAAACTGGTCTCATTAAG GTTGATCGTGTCCTATATTCTTCAGTGGTTTACCCTCAGAACTATGGCTTCATTCCTCGAACACTCTGTGAAGATAACGACCCAATGGATGTATTAGTCCTCATGCAG GAACCTGTCCTCCCAGGTTGTTTCCTTCGAGCTAGGGCAATTGGTCTGATGCCTATGATTGATCAG GGAGAGAAAGATGATAAGATCATAGCAGTGTGTGCTGATGATCCAGAATATCGCCACTACACTAACATAAACCAGCTTCCCCCTCATCGCCTGGCTGAAATTCGCCGCTTCTTTGAAGATT ACAAGAAGAATGAAAACAAAGAGGTTGCTGTTGACGAGTTTCTGCCTCCTAGTACTGCTGTCGACGCCATTCAGTACTCCAT GGACCTGTATGCTGAATACATATTACACACCTTGAGGAAGTAA
- the LOC104086591 gene encoding uncharacterized protein — protein MPSFSLQLTPGTSQVTPPAPLLIAGTAITQQEWDQYFPGPPEPSTVVDDSPTRDADSGRQLSYDSSSRDAEDLSQAQASSSPDTEATLCDTDMAETDDYIQEPAKTMVTAGPTTPSTEPASPTEDHVAAHPPIKRRRDENDPNSVAERDGMRLKPTTALKHTGCETH, from the exons ATgccgtcattcagccttcagcttactccagggacttcgcaggtgaccccgccagctccattgttgatcgcgggcACGGCCATTACGCAACAggagtgggatcagtattttcctggTCCTCCAGAGCCATCGACGGTTGTTGATGATAGTCCGACACGAGATGCGGATAGTGGGCGCCAACTGAGTTATGACTCATCATCGAGAgatgctgaggatctttcacaggcgcag GCATCATCCTCGCCCGACACGGAAGCCACTTTGTGCGATACTGACATGGCTGAgacggatgattatattcaggagcccgccAAGACCATG gttactgctggaccgacgaccccttctaccgagcctgccagCCCTACTGAGGATCATGTtgcagcgcatcctccgataaagaggcgacgtgatgagaATGATCCTAATAGTGTAGCCgagcgggatgggatgcgcctcaagCCAACGActgctttaaagcatacaggatGTGAGACACAttga
- the LOC104086589 gene encoding mitochondrial import inner membrane translocase subunit Tim13-like, whose protein sequence is MDSFSAPSIGSSSNSDLMDQLKTQLAQAYAEQFLETVREKCFDKCITKPGSSMSGSEGSCISRCVDRYIEATGIISKALFSQR, encoded by the exons ATGGATTCTTTTTCGGCACCGTCCATTGGATCTTCGTCAAACAGTGATTTGATGGACCAGCTTAAAACTCAGCTTGCCCAGGCCTACGCTGAGCAATTTCTCGAG ACAGTAAGGGAGAAATGCTTTGACAAGTGTATTACAAAACCAGGGAGTAGTATGAGTGGCAGTGAGGGTAGTTGTATCTCCAGGTGTGTTGATCGATATATTGAGGCCACTGGCATAATTAGCAAAGCGCTCTTTAGTCAACGATGA
- the LOC104086592 gene encoding uncharacterized protein: MARTRTPSSAGRGTSWGGGQVGVHQTRRQAAPQPEIGNIGQPQATMLDQVQEHGVQDALSPVPTVVPTVALPADAVAKLLNVLEALVPTQGGSSDNSADPQSFLDGTLKALHALVCSSERAMELAAYKLEDMANIWYETVLVGRPAGATPLAWDEFTKLFMNYFLPDSLMQKYARDFERLVQTPDMDVSTYNTKFCKLARYALYLVPTEEARVQSFVDGLVGRLYTVVAPHMKTLSYSDALDFDRKIENKGRDERATSDLRNQRQQQQGSQTGTHLSSQSTYRPHYRQGTRGPSSSGHRNSGQIYATILVCQTCGRSHLGQCHFLTGECFRCVQLGHHLRDCPQPPRNFNQASIQSAAPTQTTRNTSGATGTGNRDRGAGDRATVNRGQGNAGRGQARLFAFTKQDAQASNVVVTSILSVCSFDALALIDRGSTHSYVSSYFALRFNRQPELLNDPFLVAIPVGESLLAEYVYRACQIRVEGRDTLADLIVLGMIDFDMLMGIDWLSFCYAIVDCHAKIVKFEIPNEPSFVLKGGQVPKTCKVVSFMKAQRLLKKGFSGLLAIVNDIRKETICIENVLVGREFSDVFPEDLPGLPPVREIDFGVDLLPDTQPISIPPYRMAPAELRELKQQLQDLLDKAFIRPSVSPWGAPILFLKNKDGSLRMCIDYRQLNKITIRNKYPLPRIDDMFDQLQGASHFSKIDLRSGYHQLRIKDEDIFKTAFRTRYDHYEFLVMPFGLTNAPAAFVDLINRVFKPFLDRFVIVFIDDILIYSRSQEEHENHLRTVLQTLREHRLYAKFSKCEF, encoded by the exons CTAGGACACGCACACCCTCATCGGCTGGACGTGGTACTTCCTGGGGTGGTGGTCAAGTTGGGGTTCATCAAACTAGAAGACAGGCTGCTCCTCAACCTGAAATTGGGAACATTGGTCAACCCCAAGCTACTATGTTAGATCAAGTGCAAGAACATGGGGTTCAGGACGCTCTATCACCAGTGCCAACTGTTGTACCTACTGTTGCCTTACCTGCAGACGCAGTGGCAAAGTTATTGAATGTGTTAGAGGCATTGGTGCCTACTCAGGGTGGAA GTTCTGATAATTCAGCAGATCCTCAAAGTTTCTTGGATGGGACACTCAAGGCATTACATGCTCTAGTATGTTCTAGTGAGAGAGCCATGGAGCTCGCAGCATACAAACTAGAGGATATGGCCAATATATGGTATGAAACTGTGTTAGTAGGAAGGCCAGCAGGAGCAACACCACTGGCATGGGACGAGTTCACTAAGTTGTTCATGAATTATTTTCTTCCAGATAGCCTAATGCAAAAATATGCTAGAGACTTTGAGAGATTGGTTCAGACTCCAGATATGGATGTGTCAACATATAACACCAAGTTTTGTAAGCTGGCTAGATATGCTCTTTACTTAGTGCCTACCGAAGAAGCTCGAGTTCAGAGTTTTGTTGATGGATTGGTTGGTCGTCTATACACAGTAGTAGCCCCACATATGAAGACTTTATCCTACTCTGATGCACTCGACTTTGATAGAAAGATTGAAAATAAGGGACGTGATGAGCGTGCAACTAGTGATTTAC GAAATCAGAGACAACAACAACAGGGTTCTCAGACAGGGACACACTTGTCTTCACAGTCCACATACAGACCACATTACAGACAGGGTACTAGGGGACCATCATCATCTGGACATCGTAATTCTGGGCAGATATATGCCACTATTTTAGTCTGCCAGACCTGTGGTAGATCACATTTGGGCCAATGTCATTTTCTAACTGGAGAGTGCTTTCGGTGTGTCCAGTTGGGACATCACTTGAGGGATTGCCCTCAGCCTCCGAGAAATTTCAACCAGGCTTCTATTCAGTCAGCTGCACCTACTCAGACTACTCGTAATACTTCAGGTGCTACAGGTACAGGAAATAGAGACCGAGGTGCTGGAGACCGTGCTACTGTAAATCGAGGACAAGGGAATGCTGGTAGAGGTCAGGCGAGACTTTTTGCATTTACTAAACAGGATGCTCAGGCCTCGAATGTTGTGGTCACAAGTATTCTTTCTGTTTGTTCATTTGATGCACTTGCATTGATTGATCGGGGATCTACTCACTCCTATGTGTCCTCGTACTTTGCTTTGAGGTTTAATAGACAACCTGAGCTATTGAATGATCCTTTCCTAGTTGCTATTCCTGTTGGGGAGTCTCTATTAGCTGAATACGTGTATCGTGCTTGTCAGATTCGGGTTGAGGGTAGAGATACTCTAGCTGACCTTATTGTACTTGGTATGATTGACTTTGACATGCTGATGGGAATAGATTGGTTATCTTTTTGCTATGCTATCGTCGATTGTCATGCAAAGATAGTTAAGTTTGAGATACCAAACGAACCTAGTTTTGTTCTAAAAGGGGGTCAGGTTCCAAAGACTTGCAAAGTTgtatcttttatgaaggctcaacgacTTCTGAAGAAAGGTTTCTCGGGTCTCTTAGCTATTGTGAATGacataagaaaggaaacaatttGTATAGAAAATGTACTAGTAGGGAGAGaattttctgatgtatttcctgagGATTTACCAGGATTGCCTCCAGTACGAGAAATAGACTTTGGTGTTGATTTACTACCAGACACACAGCCCATATCGATACCCCCATAtcggatggcaccagcagagttgaggGAGCTAAAGCAACAGTTACAGGATTTGTTAGATAAGGcttttattagacctagtgtatcACCATGGGGTGCACCAATATTGTTCTTAAAGAATAAAGACGGATCTCtaagaatgtgcattgactacagacaGTTAAACAAGATAACAATTCGCAATAAATATCCCTTGCCTCGTATAGATGacatgtttgatcagttacaaggagcTTCCCACTTTTCAAAGATAGACCTTCGATCTGGTTATCATCAACTTAGAATCAAAGATGAAGATATTtttaagactgctttcaggactcggtacgaccactatgagtttctggtgatgccTTTCGGACTGACTAATGCTCCAGCTGCATTCGTAGATTTAATAAATAGGGTGTTCAAGCCGTTTCTAGATAGATTTGTAATagtttttattgatgatatcctgatatATTCTCGTAGCCAAGAAGAACACGAGAATCATCTGAGGACTGTGTTGCAGACATTGCGAGAACAtcggctttatgctaagttctcaaagtgtgaattttag